GACTGCTCTTCCAACGGCAGGGTCAGGGTCTCGGCCAGCAGGTCGATGCCGATGATATCCAGCCCCACTAACCGCGCGATACGCTCAGCCACGTAGCGCACCTCCGGATGTACATCGTCGGTGACGTCGGTGGCCGTGCCCCCGGTGCTGAGGTTAGCCGTGGGCTTGAGGTAGGCGATCTCCCCGGCCGCAATCACGCTCTGCAAGGTCAGATTCTGCTGGCCGATCAGCCGTAGTGACTGTTCATCCAACTGGATCTGAGTCAGCAGGTTCTCGTGGCCGATACCGCGACGCGGGTCGCGATTTTCCTCGTCGACCAACGCCTGGAGGGTGGACACCCCGTCGCCTACCACATGCGCCGGGCGACGCCTCGCGGCGGCCACAAGCTTGCCATCGATGACCAGCAGCCGATGATCCTCGCCTTGGATATACTGTTCGACGATCACTGAGGGGTTGCGCTGGGAGGCAATATTGAAGGCCTCACTCAGCGCCAGGTCATCCTCGATATTGGTGCTGACCCCGCGGCCATGGTTGCCGATGAGTGGCTTCACCGCGACGGGGTAACCGAGGCTACGGGCAACCTCGAGCGCCTCGTTGAAGGAGCCACACACCTGCCCTTGGGGTACCGGAATCCCGGCATCGCCGAGTATTTGTTTGGTCCACGCCTTGTCGTCGGCGATGCCATAACCAACAAGGCCCGTACGGCCGGTCACCGTCGCCTGAATACGCTGCTGCCGATGGCCATGACCCAACTGGATATAGCTGTTTTCCTCGCTCAGCCGGGCATGGGGAATACCCCGCTGGGTGGCGGCATTGACGATGGCCGCCGTGGAGGGTCCGAGCATATGGGCGTCGCGCACCTGTCTGAGGCGCTCCAGGATGGCCGGCAAGTCGATCTCTTCCTCGCGAAATAATCGTTCTACGAGGTCGACGGACTCGACACCAGCGGCCAGCCCGCAGGCCTCGTCCCGGTAACGATAGACGACGTTGTAAATGCCGGTTTGGTAGGAATCAACCGTCTTGCCATAGCCCACCGAAAAGCCGATCAGGTTCTGCAGTTCGATGGCCACATGCTCGACAACATGACCGGCCCAGGTGCCACGCGCCAGACGCTCCAGGAAGCCGCCGGGGCGACCCACCGAGCAGCGGTGCTCCTGCAGGGTCGGTAGCAGCGCCGTCAGCCGCTCGACGATGCCAGGGACAAGATCGCTCGGCCGCTCCTCGAGCTCCCCGATGTCCAAACGCATGAAAATCGCCGGATAGCGGCTGTAGTAGTTCGGGCCGCGCAGGGCGCGGTGGTCGAGGATGTTCATCGGTTCTCCGCGAGAGCGGCACCCAGTTCATCGGGTACCAGATAGCGCCGAGCCTCGACGTCGAACCCATGGCCGCTTACCAACGCATGCAAGATCATGTGTTCCACAGCCACCGGCTCACCCATATCGAGGTCGGCGATGTTCGAGCTCGCCAGATCGAGGCTATCGATGAGAATGACATGCCCCGGACCGATAGCTTCGAGAATGCCGTGGGGATGGATGATCACACCAGCATCCTCACCCAGCCCCACCCCCAGGTGCTCCGGGTTGCTGGCGCCGACTTCCATCAGGCGGGTAAAGCGGCCGCGCTCGAGGAAGTGGCTGTCGATGATCAGTCCGTCAACGAAGCCGAGGCCGGAGGTCATATTGACAGCTCCCTTGCGCAGGGCATCAGCGGCGGCGCCGTTGTAGATCATGGTGCCCGGCATGGCCGCCGCGCCAGCGCTGGTGCCAGCCACTACCGCCCCCTCCTGCAGGCGCTTGCGAACGGCCTTCAGAGCCGGCGAGCCACCCAGCACATTCGTCAAGCGCAGCTGGTCACCCCCCGTAAAAAAGATGATGCCGCTCTGCTCAAGCAGACGGACCGTATCAGCATCGGCGGCTTCCTGACGGTCACGTATTTCCAGTAAATGGACTTGACTGGCGCCCAGGCGTGAGAAGGCCGCCTCGTATTCGGGTAGCACCTGTTTGGGTATGCCGCTGGCCGTCGCAATAACCGCGACCTCCCGGTTCCCTTCAGAAGCCAGGGCGAAGACATTCTTGAGGATTTCAAGATCGGAGGTTCTGTCCTCAGCACCGCCAATGGCAACGAGGTGGCCAGATGCCGAAAAAATGGGAGGGGCCATATTCCTTTCGTCGCCCAGCGACGCTTTTGGGGAACGCTGAATCATTACCGATAGCGGCAATGTCGTATCGCGTAAGTTTTAAACTGGCTTTACATCTGTACTGATTCACTTATAACAGTTGGCAACCACCCTCGCCAGATTAATGATGAGCCATCAACCTGCCATCACGTCGTATGCACAGCAGTAACGTTGATGCGCGCTTGCGTATTGGCCGAGCGCGGCAACGATAAGCCGCTATACTTCCCAATAGCTTTTCCCGTGCCTGTTTCCCGTTTCATCTCGGTGGCAAGTTCTGCGATCGCAAAGCTTGC
This window of the Halomonas sp. SH5A2 genome carries:
- a CDS encoding cyanophycinase, translating into MAPPIFSASGHLVAIGGAEDRTSDLEILKNVFALASEGNREVAVIATASGIPKQVLPEYEAAFSRLGASQVHLLEIRDRQEAADADTVRLLEQSGIIFFTGGDQLRLTNVLGGSPALKAVRKRLQEGAVVAGTSAGAAAMPGTMIYNGAAADALRKGAVNMTSGLGFVDGLIIDSHFLERGRFTRLMEVGASNPEHLGVGLGEDAGVIIHPHGILEAIGPGHVILIDSLDLASSNIADLDMGEPVAVEHMILHALVSGHGFDVEARRYLVPDELGAALAENR